One segment of Streptomyces sp. NA02950 DNA contains the following:
- a CDS encoding glutaminase, which produces MDYQAVLDEVAAHVEPQIGRGQVAQYIPALAEVDAHRFGMAVADVDGGITGVGDWEVPFSVQSISKAFGLALVLAQDGEKIWRRVGREPSGNPFNSLVQLEYENGIPRNPFINAGALVVTDRLHSLTGDASTTMLDFLRTESGNAELAFDPAVAASESGHGDRNAALAHFMASYGNLDNPVPTVLEHYFWQCSIEMSCRDLALAGTFLARHGLRADGSRLLSRREAKRVNAVMLTCGTYDAAGDFAYRVGLPGKSGVGGGIVAVIPGRCTLCVWSPGLDARGNSVAGVAALDHFTTLTGWSVF; this is translated from the coding sequence ATGGACTACCAGGCAGTACTCGACGAGGTCGCGGCCCATGTGGAGCCACAGATCGGCCGGGGGCAGGTGGCCCAGTACATCCCGGCGCTCGCCGAAGTGGACGCCCACCGCTTCGGGATGGCCGTCGCCGACGTCGACGGCGGGATCACCGGAGTCGGCGACTGGGAGGTGCCGTTCTCCGTCCAGAGCATCTCCAAGGCGTTCGGACTCGCGCTCGTGCTCGCCCAGGACGGCGAGAAGATCTGGCGGCGGGTCGGCCGGGAGCCGTCGGGCAACCCGTTCAACTCCCTGGTGCAGCTGGAGTACGAGAACGGCATTCCGCGCAATCCTTTCATCAACGCCGGTGCCCTCGTCGTCACCGACCGGCTGCACAGCCTGACCGGCGACGCCAGCACCACCATGCTGGACTTCCTGCGCACCGAGAGCGGGAACGCCGAGCTGGCCTTCGACCCGGCCGTGGCCGCCTCCGAGTCCGGCCACGGGGACCGCAACGCCGCCCTCGCGCACTTCATGGCGAGCTACGGCAATCTCGACAACCCCGTCCCGACCGTCCTGGAGCACTACTTCTGGCAGTGCTCGATCGAGATGAGCTGCCGCGACCTGGCGCTCGCGGGCACCTTCCTGGCCCGCCACGGACTGCGCGCGGACGGCTCCCGGCTGCTGTCGCGGCGGGAGGCGAAGCGGGTCAACGCGGTCATGCTCACCTGCGGTACGTACGACGCGGCGGGCGACTTCGCCTACCGGGTCGGGCTGCCCGGCAAGAGCGGTGTCGGCGGCGGCATCGTCGCGGTGATCCCGGGCCGCTGCACCCTGTGCGTATGGAGTCCGGGCCTGGACGCGCGCGGCAATTCGGTGGCCGGGGTGGCCGCGCTGGACCACTTCACGACGCTGACCGGCTGGTCGGTGTTCTAG
- a CDS encoding N-acetylmuramoyl-L-alanine amidase, which translates to MASPMSAGDFLSALKREGLRVVQVGDWRNHNRNHKGPWGPVHGVMIHHTVTSGTDLTVEICRDGFESLPGPLCHGVIAKDGTVHLVGYGRANHAGLGDDDVLRAVIAERVLPPDNEANTDGNRHFYGFECENLGDGRDPWPEAQLEAIERASAAICRHHGWNQRSVIGHLEWQPGKVDPRGFTMDAMRARIRERLA; encoded by the coding sequence ATGGCCTCACCCATGTCCGCGGGGGACTTCCTGTCGGCACTGAAACGCGAGGGCCTGCGGGTGGTGCAGGTCGGGGACTGGCGCAATCACAACCGAAACCACAAGGGCCCCTGGGGGCCCGTGCATGGAGTGATGATCCACCACACCGTCACCTCCGGCACCGATCTGACCGTGGAGATTTGCCGGGACGGCTTCGAGTCCTTGCCCGGTCCGCTGTGCCACGGCGTGATCGCCAAGGACGGCACCGTGCACCTGGTCGGCTACGGCCGGGCCAACCACGCCGGTCTCGGCGACGACGACGTGCTGCGGGCCGTGATCGCCGAGCGGGTGCTGCCCCCGGACAACGAGGCGAACACGGACGGCAATCGCCATTTCTACGGCTTCGAGTGCGAGAACCTCGGGGACGGCCGGGATCCCTGGCCCGAGGCCCAGTTGGAGGCGATCGAGCGGGCCTCGGCCGCGATCTGCCGCCATCACGGCTGGAATCAGCGCTCGGTGATAGGCCACCTGGAATGGCAGCCGGGCAAGGTGGATCCGCGCGGCTTCACCATGGACGCGATGCGGGCGCGCATCCGCGAGCGGCTGGCCTGA
- a CDS encoding Na+/H+ antiporter: MDVLPLLMLVAGSAAVAGAARRTPVPAPLLLVAVGLVLSFVPGVPDYTLDPDVVLPLVLPPLLHTAALDSSYLDLRANLRPIALLSVGYVLFATVSVGWIAHLLVPDLSLAAALVLGAVIAPPDAVAATAIARRLGLPSRLTTILQGESLVNDATAITAYRVALAAVVGEGVTFLHGAGEFLLAAVGGVGVGLVLMVPLHWLRRRLRDPLLQNTLSLLIPFVAYAAAEQFEASGVLAVVVVGLYLGHHAWQVDFATRLQEAAVWRMIAFILESAVFALIGLQLRVVLQGLGPYGSGEAAWYAVIVFLAVVLMRFVWVFPATFLPRALFPRIREREPGVTWTTPVVVGWAGMRGVVSLAIAASIPRTMPGGEAFPARNLILFLTFTTVIGTLVAQGLTLPALIRRLGVPGRDPQAETLMEAQAQAEASQAAEARLEELLADERNALPPPLVDRLRHVLERRRNAVWERLGAVNEVTGESVDDTYRRLTREIIEAERKVFVELRNQRRIDDEMLRRLLRRLDLEEAAAFREEAAEGGL, translated from the coding sequence ATGGACGTATTGCCGTTGTTGATGCTGGTCGCGGGCAGCGCGGCGGTCGCGGGGGCGGCCCGGCGCACCCCCGTGCCCGCGCCGCTGCTGCTGGTCGCGGTCGGGCTGGTGCTCTCCTTCGTACCGGGGGTGCCGGACTACACCCTGGACCCGGACGTCGTGCTGCCCCTGGTGCTGCCGCCACTGCTGCACACCGCCGCGCTGGACAGCTCCTATCTGGATCTGCGGGCCAATCTGCGCCCGATCGCGCTGCTGTCGGTCGGCTATGTGCTGTTCGCGACCGTCTCGGTCGGCTGGATCGCCCATCTGCTGGTGCCCGATCTGTCGCTGGCCGCCGCCCTCGTGCTGGGCGCGGTGATCGCGCCGCCGGACGCGGTGGCGGCCACCGCCATCGCCCGGCGGCTCGGACTGCCCTCGCGGCTGACCACGATCCTCCAGGGCGAGTCCCTGGTGAACGACGCCACGGCGATCACCGCCTACCGGGTGGCGCTCGCCGCCGTGGTGGGGGAGGGGGTCACCTTCCTGCACGGCGCGGGGGAGTTCCTGCTCGCGGCCGTCGGCGGGGTCGGCGTCGGTCTGGTGCTGATGGTGCCGCTGCACTGGCTGCGCCGACGACTGCGCGATCCGCTGCTCCAGAACACCCTCTCGCTGCTGATCCCGTTCGTCGCGTACGCCGCCGCCGAGCAGTTCGAGGCGTCCGGGGTGCTGGCCGTGGTGGTGGTCGGCCTCTACCTCGGACACCATGCCTGGCAGGTCGACTTCGCCACCCGGCTCCAGGAGGCGGCGGTGTGGCGGATGATCGCCTTCATCCTGGAGTCGGCGGTGTTCGCGCTGATCGGGCTGCAACTGCGGGTGGTGCTCCAGGGTCTGGGGCCGTACGGCTCGGGCGAGGCCGCCTGGTACGCGGTCATCGTCTTCCTCGCCGTGGTCCTCATGCGCTTCGTCTGGGTCTTCCCGGCGACCTTCCTCCCCCGGGCGCTCTTCCCCCGGATCCGCGAACGCGAACCGGGTGTCACCTGGACCACTCCGGTCGTCGTCGGCTGGGCCGGGATGCGCGGAGTGGTCTCGCTGGCCATCGCCGCCTCGATCCCGCGGACCATGCCCGGCGGAGAGGCGTTCCCGGCCCGCAATCTGATCCTCTTCCTGACCTTCACCACCGTGATCGGCACCCTGGTCGCGCAGGGGCTCACCCTGCCCGCGCTGATCCGGCGGCTGGGGGTGCCCGGCCGTGACCCACAGGCCGAGACGCTGATGGAGGCACAGGCGCAGGCCGAGGCGTCCCAGGCCGCCGAGGCCCGGCTGGAGGAACTCCTCGCCGATGAGCGCAACGCCCTGCCACCGCCCCTGGTCGACCGGCTGCGCCATGTGCTGGAACGGCGGCGCAACGCGGTGTGGGAGCGGCTCGGCGCGGTCAACGAGGTGACCGGGGAGTCGGTGGACGACACCTACCGCAGACTCACCCGCGAGATCATCGAGGCCGAGCGGAAGGTCTTCGTCGAACTGCGCAACCAGCGGCGGATCGACGACGAGATGCTGCGCCGACTGCTGCGCCGGCTGGATCTGGAGGAGGCGGCCGCCTTCCGCGAGGAGGCCGCGGAGGGCGGACTGTGA